The following are encoded in a window of Halosolutus halophilus genomic DNA:
- the serB gene encoding phosphoserine phosphatase SerB: MTVVAFDFDGTLSDSEMTVLLGDRCNVADDMTEITERAMNDEIGYAESLRERAALLEGLPADDAEAAFDEVQLRAGAADLIAELNEAGVTTAILTGGFERGVAAALDREGVAVDHIVSNRLPMTDDGTELTGDVEGPLIEGTKDDALANLADDVGVVMGETVAIGDGANDLPMLQVAGLSIGFQPKPAVEPNCEVVATSMAEVRETLLERGVLEQS; the protein is encoded by the coding sequence ATGACAGTCGTCGCTTTCGACTTCGACGGGACGCTTTCCGACTCCGAGATGACCGTGTTGCTCGGCGATCGCTGCAACGTCGCCGACGACATGACCGAGATCACCGAGCGCGCGATGAACGACGAGATCGGCTACGCCGAGAGCCTCCGCGAGCGCGCCGCGCTGCTCGAGGGCCTCCCGGCGGACGACGCCGAGGCCGCATTCGACGAGGTCCAACTCCGGGCGGGTGCCGCCGACCTGATCGCGGAACTGAACGAGGCCGGCGTCACGACGGCCATCCTGACGGGCGGGTTCGAACGCGGCGTCGCGGCGGCCCTCGATCGCGAGGGGGTCGCCGTCGACCACATCGTCTCGAACCGGTTGCCGATGACCGACGACGGAACCGAACTGACCGGCGACGTCGAGGGGCCTCTGATCGAGGGAACCAAGGACGACGCACTCGCGAACCTGGCCGACGACGTGGGTGTCGTCATGGGCGAAACCGTCGCGATCGGCGATGGTGCTAACGACCTGCCGATGTTGCAGGTGGCGGGTCTCTCGATCGGGTTTCAGCCGAAACCGGCGGTCGAACCGAACTGTGAGGTCGTCGCGACGTCGATGGCCGAGGTTCGCGAGACGTTGCTCGAGCGGGGTGTTCTCGAACAGTCGTAA
- the metX gene encoding homoserine O-acetyltransferase MetX: MTTKDAIDLGEFQFESGESIPSLEVAYETYGEFTGDNAVLVCHALTGSAHVARRPDAGGETAGQARAWWGDVVGPGKAIDTSEYYVVCANSPGSCYGTTGPASENPETGEPYGTDFPPVTVGDWTRAQRRLLDELGVGRIHAVVGGSVGGMNVLDWLRRYPDDVERAAAVAAAVRLDAQCLALDTVARRAITSDPNWNGGHYYGGPEPEDGLARARQIGHIMYLSKKSMARKFGRRSAGREAVREEPPDPAAAFFPYREVESYLDYQADKFTDRFDANSYLYMTRAMDDFDLAAGYESDADALAAFEGELLVLSFTGDWHFTVEQAETLAEACRETGVDVAHHVVESDHGHDAFLVEPEKVGPPLSELLSTGLGGRTISDTDSDTDESESFAPVHTSLFSE, translated from the coding sequence ATGACGACGAAAGACGCGATCGACCTCGGGGAGTTCCAGTTCGAGTCCGGCGAGTCGATCCCCTCGCTGGAAGTCGCCTACGAGACCTACGGCGAGTTCACCGGCGACAACGCGGTGCTGGTCTGTCACGCGTTGACCGGCAGCGCCCACGTCGCCCGCCGGCCGGACGCGGGCGGCGAAACGGCGGGACAGGCCCGCGCCTGGTGGGGCGACGTCGTCGGCCCCGGGAAAGCGATCGACACGAGCGAGTACTACGTCGTCTGTGCGAACAGCCCCGGTTCCTGTTACGGGACGACGGGCCCCGCCAGCGAGAACCCGGAGACGGGCGAGCCCTACGGCACCGACTTTCCCCCGGTGACGGTCGGCGACTGGACGCGCGCCCAGCGACGGCTGCTCGACGAACTCGGCGTCGGACGGATCCACGCCGTCGTCGGCGGCAGCGTCGGCGGGATGAACGTCCTGGACTGGCTGCGCCGGTATCCCGACGACGTCGAGCGCGCGGCCGCCGTCGCGGCCGCAGTCCGACTCGACGCCCAGTGTCTCGCGCTCGATACGGTCGCCAGGCGGGCCATCACGAGCGATCCGAACTGGAACGGCGGCCACTACTACGGCGGCCCGGAACCCGAGGACGGGCTAGCCCGTGCCCGTCAGATCGGCCACATCATGTATCTCTCGAAGAAGTCGATGGCCCGCAAGTTCGGCCGCCGCTCCGCCGGGCGGGAGGCGGTCCGCGAGGAACCGCCGGACCCGGCGGCCGCCTTCTTCCCCTACCGCGAGGTGGAGTCCTACCTCGACTATCAGGCCGACAAGTTCACCGATCGGTTCGACGCGAACAGCTACCTCTACATGACCCGGGCGATGGACGACTTCGACCTCGCGGCCGGCTACGAGTCGGACGCCGACGCGCTGGCGGCCTTCGAGGGCGAACTGCTCGTGCTGTCGTTTACCGGTGACTGGCACTTCACCGTCGAGCAGGCCGAGACGCTGGCCGAGGCCTGCCGGGAGACCGGCGTCGACGTCGCCCACCACGTCGTCGAGTCCGATCACGGCCACGACGCCTTCCTCGTCGAACCCGAGAAGGTCGGGCCGCCGCTCTCGGAACTGCTCTCGACCGGCCTCGGCGGTCGCACGATTTCGGACACCGATTCCGACACCGACGAGTCGGAATCGTTCGCACCGGTCCACACGAGTCTCTTCTCGGAGTGA
- a CDS encoding MFS transporter: MQSSDRDRVVLAAVVFAVLFSQVLLYPGVATLVETLGADATTSPFAETALDASMWFLVAEFAAYVAFVGVWGLASDVTGRRMPFIVTGSLAGAIGYAGLAVAPALGSVPFEGVLVLRVLQGAMTIGAFSLTMTMLMDLDGGHGRNMGAAGIAIGLGAALGAPVGGRLTQFDPIAPLVMAGGLLVCVGGLVSLVDDRAPGERRTARALVDGVRRRPTLSLPYAFGFVDRLTAGFFALVGTLYFQETFAVGAATTGLLLACFFAPFALLQYPMGALSDRIGRTIPIVVGSLCYGVGILAVGAAPSIAIAAVAMVAVGVLGALVAPATMALVTDLADESERGVAMAGFNLAGSLGFLGGFLVGGTVAGTYSYGLAFLVVGGLEIAIAVVAVPAFVRLSLNRPDGLGAGGRNDV; this comes from the coding sequence GTGCAGTCGAGTGACCGCGACCGGGTCGTACTCGCCGCCGTCGTCTTCGCGGTGCTGTTCTCGCAGGTGTTGCTCTACCCGGGCGTGGCGACGCTCGTCGAGACGCTGGGGGCGGACGCGACGACGTCGCCGTTCGCCGAGACGGCCCTCGACGCGAGCATGTGGTTCCTGGTCGCGGAGTTCGCCGCCTACGTCGCGTTCGTCGGCGTCTGGGGGCTCGCCAGCGACGTGACGGGCCGCCGGATGCCGTTCATCGTCACCGGATCGCTGGCCGGCGCGATCGGCTACGCCGGCTTGGCCGTCGCTCCCGCACTCGGCTCGGTTCCCTTCGAGGGCGTGCTGGTCCTGCGGGTCCTGCAGGGTGCGATGACGATCGGCGCGTTCTCGCTGACCATGACGATGCTGATGGACCTCGACGGAGGTCACGGCCGCAACATGGGGGCCGCCGGGATCGCGATCGGCCTCGGGGCGGCGCTCGGAGCCCCCGTCGGCGGGCGACTGACGCAATTCGACCCGATCGCGCCGCTGGTGATGGCCGGCGGCCTGCTCGTCTGCGTCGGCGGCCTGGTCTCCCTCGTCGACGATCGCGCCCCCGGCGAGCGCCGGACCGCTCGCGCACTCGTCGACGGCGTTCGACGACGGCCGACGCTGTCGCTCCCCTACGCGTTCGGGTTCGTCGATCGGTTGACGGCAGGCTTCTTCGCGCTCGTCGGGACCCTCTACTTCCAGGAGACGTTCGCCGTCGGCGCGGCCACGACCGGGCTGTTGCTCGCGTGCTTTTTCGCACCCTTCGCCCTCCTGCAGTACCCGATGGGCGCCCTCTCCGATCGGATCGGCCGGACGATCCCGATCGTCGTCGGATCGCTGTGCTACGGAGTCGGGATTCTGGCAGTCGGTGCCGCGCCGTCGATCGCGATCGCGGCCGTCGCCATGGTCGCCGTGGGCGTCCTCGGCGCGCTGGTCGCCCCGGCGACGATGGCGCTGGTCACCGATCTCGCCGACGAGAGCGAGCGCGGGGTCGCGATGGCGGGGTTCAACCTCGCCGGCAGTCTCGGTTTCCTCGGCGGGTTTCTCGTCGGCGGTACCGTCGCCGGCACCTACTCGTACGGACTCGCCTTCCTGGTCGTCGGCGGGTTGGAGATCGCGATCGCCGTCGTTGCGGTGCCGGCGTTCGTGCGACTCTCCCTG
- a CDS encoding glycosyltransferase family 87 protein, with the protein MSRPVPTRGARAVLASGVCLGVAMLVAMAADRSHMLAANFEVYRVAAEAAIAGEDVYAVAPERFPDFYYLYPPITLVPFLPFAVVGLWPGFVVHTAIEVGLGLTFAGLLVRRIERHRPLARLDRLLIAAFVVGSIHTVPSLVYGQINLRMALLVGLGLYLLEAATGDVADANPSGGSADRTETLAGVALGGAALLKVFPAAIGLWLLRLRAWRGIAGAIGTGLGGLALGALLFGRDRTRAFFLEALLPRRDGEAFAGGLDPMATYVTIRRPLSQVPAIDPALLSVLAALVLAIPLGYVYTRVETLTDRLVAAHATLIAVFVYFPSYPLYYVLLFGTLVPALYLVADRVARRLLVAGALLANVVLMGPTLASLSAALPAAIGEPVFAVGIALLSVATPVLAGSLVMLAGCVVHRYRRDRTPAAVATGEDREPPTASETAEP; encoded by the coding sequence GTGTCCCGTCCCGTCCCGACCAGGGGTGCTCGTGCCGTCCTCGCGAGCGGCGTCTGTCTCGGCGTCGCCATGCTCGTCGCCATGGCCGCCGATCGATCGCACATGCTCGCGGCGAACTTCGAGGTCTACCGAGTCGCCGCCGAGGCCGCCATCGCCGGCGAGGACGTCTACGCCGTCGCACCCGAACGATTCCCCGACTTTTACTACCTCTACCCGCCAATCACGCTCGTTCCGTTCTTGCCGTTCGCGGTCGTCGGTCTCTGGCCCGGCTTCGTCGTCCACACCGCGATCGAGGTCGGCCTCGGGCTGACGTTCGCCGGACTGCTCGTCCGGCGGATCGAACGCCACCGTCCCCTCGCCAGGCTCGATCGGCTCCTTATCGCCGCCTTCGTCGTCGGTTCGATCCACACCGTCCCGTCGCTGGTGTACGGCCAGATCAACCTGCGGATGGCGCTGCTGGTCGGTCTCGGCCTGTATTTGCTCGAGGCCGCGACCGGTGACGTCGCGGACGCGAACCCGAGCGGCGGATCGGCGGACCGAACCGAAACGCTGGCGGGCGTCGCCCTCGGCGGGGCGGCGCTGCTGAAGGTGTTCCCCGCTGCGATCGGACTCTGGCTCCTGCGACTCCGGGCGTGGCGGGGGATCGCCGGTGCGATCGGGACCGGACTCGGCGGCCTCGCGCTCGGCGCGCTCCTGTTCGGGCGCGACCGCACGCGGGCTTTCTTTCTCGAGGCGCTGCTCCCGCGACGCGACGGCGAGGCGTTCGCCGGCGGCCTCGACCCGATGGCGACCTACGTGACGATCAGGCGGCCGCTCTCGCAGGTGCCGGCGATCGACCCGGCGTTGCTGTCCGTCCTCGCCGCCCTCGTCCTCGCGATTCCGCTCGGCTACGTCTACACGCGCGTGGAGACGCTGACCGATCGACTCGTCGCGGCCCACGCGACGCTGATCGCGGTCTTCGTCTACTTCCCGTCGTACCCGCTGTACTACGTGCTCCTGTTCGGCACGCTCGTCCCGGCGCTGTACCTCGTGGCCGATCGGGTCGCGCGCCGGCTTCTCGTCGCCGGGGCCCTGCTCGCGAACGTCGTTCTCATGGGGCCGACGCTCGCGTCGCTTTCGGCCGCGCTGCCGGCCGCGATCGGCGAGCCGGTGTTTGCCGTCGGAATCGCCCTGCTCTCGGTGGCCACGCCGGTGCTCGCGGGTAGTCTGGTGATGCTCGCGGGCTGTGTCGTTCACCGCTACCGTCGCGATCGGACGCCGGCCGCGGTCGCCACCGGCGAGGACCGAGAGCCGCCTACCGCGTCAGAGACGGCGGAACCGTGA
- a CDS encoding O-acetylhomoserine aminocarboxypropyltransferase/cysteine synthase family protein: MSDDASDGPDANPPEPGIGTRSVHAGQSPDPETGAMAPPIYQTTSYVFEDAGTAADRYALEDDGYIYSRIANPTVTTLEDRLASLEGGAGAVATGSGMAALDSAVLILAEAGDNVVCSTDTYGGTTAYFSKTASRRDIEPRFVPTLEYDAYADAIDEDTAFVHVETIGNPSLVTPDFERVAEIAHDNGVPLVVDNTFATPALCRPLEHGADVVWESTTKWLHGSGTTVGGVLVDGGSFPWGEHGYDEIAGQNHAYHDVDFSRDFPEAPFAAAARFRSLRSLGNQQSPFDAWQTLQGLESLPLRMAKHCENAAIVAEYLDDNEDVAWVTHPGLEDHPTHDNAERYLEDYGGMVAFGLEEGFEAGKTFCESVELAQFLANIGDAKTLVIHPASTTHGQLTPEEREEAGVTADLIRMSVGIEDPEDVLADLEQAIEAATQASSGDERDP, from the coding sequence ATGAGCGACGACGCGAGCGACGGGCCCGACGCCAACCCCCCGGAGCCGGGAATCGGCACACGAAGCGTCCACGCCGGACAGTCCCCCGATCCGGAGACGGGCGCGATGGCACCGCCGATCTACCAGACCACTTCCTACGTGTTCGAGGACGCCGGCACCGCCGCGGATCGCTACGCGCTCGAGGACGACGGCTACATTTACTCCCGGATCGCCAACCCGACCGTCACGACCCTCGAGGATCGCCTCGCCTCGCTGGAAGGCGGTGCGGGCGCGGTCGCGACGGGCAGCGGGATGGCCGCGCTCGACTCCGCGGTATTGATCCTCGCGGAGGCCGGCGACAACGTAGTTTGTTCGACCGACACCTATGGCGGAACCACGGCCTACTTCTCGAAGACGGCGAGTCGGCGAGACATCGAGCCACGGTTCGTCCCCACCCTCGAGTACGACGCCTACGCCGACGCGATCGACGAGGACACCGCCTTCGTCCACGTCGAGACGATCGGGAACCCGTCGCTCGTGACGCCGGACTTCGAGCGCGTCGCCGAGATCGCCCACGACAACGGCGTTCCCCTCGTGGTCGACAACACCTTCGCGACGCCCGCGCTCTGTCGCCCGCTGGAACACGGCGCGGACGTCGTCTGGGAGTCGACGACGAAGTGGCTCCACGGCTCCGGCACGACCGTCGGCGGCGTCCTCGTCGACGGCGGATCGTTCCCGTGGGGCGAGCACGGCTACGACGAGATCGCCGGCCAGAACCACGCCTACCACGACGTCGACTTCTCGCGTGACTTCCCCGAGGCACCGTTCGCCGCGGCGGCCCGGTTCAGATCGCTCCGAAGTCTCGGCAACCAGCAATCGCCGTTCGACGCCTGGCAGACCCTCCAGGGGCTCGAGTCCCTGCCGCTTCGCATGGCGAAACACTGCGAGAACGCGGCGATCGTCGCGGAGTACCTCGACGACAACGAAGACGTCGCCTGGGTCACGCATCCGGGGCTCGAGGACCACCCCACCCACGACAACGCCGAGCGATATCTCGAGGACTACGGCGGGATGGTCGCGTTCGGGCTCGAAGAGGGATTCGAGGCCGGGAAGACCTTCTGCGAGAGCGTCGAACTCGCCCAGTTCCTCGCGAACATCGGCGACGCGAAGACGCTCGTGATCCACCCCGCGAGCACGACCCACGGCCAGCTCACCCCCGAAGAACGGGAGGAAGCCGGCGTCACGGCCGATCTGATCCGGATGTCGGTCGGGATCGAGGACCCCGAAGACGTCCTGGCGGATCTAGAACAGGCGATCGAGGCCGCAACACAGGCGAGCAGTGGGGACGAACGGGATCCATGA